A genome region from Algiphilus sp. includes the following:
- a CDS encoding mechanosensitive ion channel domain-containing protein has translation MSLTLEKLTDPVALTEAALPLVFNVVAALLIFFIGKWVARKVIDLIKATALKRNADPTLVGFLGNVAYGIVLAVILISAVGRLGVDTTSAAAVLGGAALAIGLALQGQLASFAAGVMIIMFRPFRTGDFVQVAGTMGTVEDIKIVATVLKSLDNQELTIPNAQVWGNIITNYSVRPTRRVDILASIAYSADLRRAKQLLVDILAEESRLLEDPAPTVVVTNLGDNSVDFAVRGFCSTAEWWAVRCDLIERIKLRFDDEGIEIPFPQMDVHVRDMVEATRAA, from the coding sequence ATGTCGCTGACCCTGGAGAAACTCACCGATCCGGTGGCGCTGACCGAGGCAGCGCTGCCGCTGGTCTTCAACGTCGTCGCCGCACTGCTGATCTTCTTCATCGGCAAATGGGTGGCGCGCAAGGTCATCGATCTGATCAAGGCCACCGCGCTCAAGCGCAATGCCGACCCGACCCTGGTCGGCTTCCTCGGCAACGTGGCCTACGGCATCGTGCTGGCGGTGATCCTCATCTCCGCGGTGGGGCGGCTCGGCGTCGACACCACCTCGGCCGCAGCCGTGCTCGGCGGCGCGGCGCTGGCCATCGGCCTGGCTCTGCAGGGGCAGCTCGCCAGCTTCGCCGCCGGCGTCATGATCATCATGTTCCGTCCCTTCCGGACCGGCGACTTCGTCCAGGTGGCCGGCACCATGGGCACGGTCGAGGACATCAAGATCGTCGCCACCGTGCTCAAGTCGCTGGACAACCAGGAGCTCACCATCCCCAACGCGCAGGTCTGGGGCAACATCATCACCAACTACAGCGTGCGCCCCACGCGCCGCGTCGACATCCTCGCCAGCATCGCCTACTCGGCGGACCTGCGGCGCGCCAAGCAGCTGCTGGTCGACATCCTGGCCGAGGAATCGCGCCTGCTCGAAGACCCCGCACCCACCGTCGTGGTCACCAACCTGGGCGACAACTCCGTCGACTTCGCCGTGCGCGGCTTCTGCTCGACCGCCGAATGGTGGGCGGTCCGCTGCGACCTGATCGAGCGCATCAAGCTGCGCTTCGACGACGAGGGCATCG
- a CDS encoding glycerol-3-phosphate dehydrogenase/oxidase → MESAAFPLRRDIPALQSDTEFDVLVIGGGIYGAWAAYDAASRGLRTALVEAEDWGAGTSSASSKLIHGGLRYLENFEFGLVRHALTERRVLARLAPHMVRPINFVLPVWRGARVGMGRLRAGLVLYDTLAWGRQPVQRHKRFNRDRLLHRYPFLAENGLRGGFRYGDCQEDDARLVALVVAAAQAAGAVCANHVRAESLRAHNGAVTGAALQDTRSGHRWQLRARHTVATVGPWVRDIVADHAPPVQFVKGTHLVLPGIPDCHSAFLLNAPQDGRVFFVIPYYHRTLVGTTEVSVERPSDAVPGDEECRYLLAAAHAWMPGLPWREEDIIQRFAGIRTLQAQDTGSLSRVTREFEIAHPQPGLTVPIGGKYTTARLDAGEVIDGVAAALGCRAPSRTDAQPLPGAPPSDERLGEWLDDAQQRLRAAGLDEGAALQAALRHGTRVDRLCELLGDDTSLAARIDPESPFARVEAAVAVQDEMAVTAQDVLRRRLPLALLARDPEAAAANIASLLPPA, encoded by the coding sequence ATGGAATCAGCGGCCTTCCCGCTGCGGCGCGATATCCCGGCGCTGCAGTCGGACACGGAATTCGATGTGCTCGTCATCGGCGGCGGCATCTACGGCGCCTGGGCGGCGTATGACGCGGCCAGTCGCGGACTGCGCACGGCGCTGGTCGAGGCCGAGGACTGGGGCGCGGGCACCTCTTCGGCGTCGTCCAAGCTCATTCACGGCGGCCTGCGCTATCTGGAGAACTTCGAGTTCGGGCTGGTGCGCCATGCGCTGACCGAGCGCCGCGTGCTGGCACGGCTGGCACCGCATATGGTGCGGCCGATCAACTTCGTGCTGCCGGTGTGGCGGGGCGCGCGCGTCGGCATGGGCCGTCTGCGCGCCGGCCTGGTGCTCTACGACACCCTCGCCTGGGGCCGGCAGCCAGTGCAGCGCCATAAGCGCTTCAATCGCGACCGCCTGCTGCATCGCTACCCCTTCCTCGCCGAGAACGGGCTGCGCGGCGGCTTCCGCTACGGCGACTGCCAGGAGGACGACGCCCGCCTGGTGGCGCTGGTGGTCGCGGCGGCGCAGGCAGCCGGTGCGGTGTGCGCCAACCATGTGCGCGCCGAGTCGCTGCGCGCGCACAACGGCGCGGTGACCGGCGCGGCGCTGCAGGACACTCGCTCCGGCCATCGCTGGCAGCTGCGCGCCCGCCATACCGTTGCCACCGTGGGGCCCTGGGTGCGCGACATCGTGGCGGATCACGCGCCACCGGTGCAGTTCGTGAAGGGCACCCATCTGGTGCTGCCCGGCATCCCGGACTGCCACAGCGCCTTTCTGCTGAACGCCCCGCAGGACGGGCGCGTGTTCTTCGTCATTCCCTACTACCACCGCACCCTGGTGGGCACGACCGAGGTCTCGGTCGAGCGGCCGTCCGACGCCGTGCCCGGCGACGAGGAATGCCGCTACCTGCTGGCGGCGGCCCACGCCTGGATGCCCGGCCTGCCCTGGCGCGAGGAGGACATCATCCAGCGCTTCGCCGGCATCCGCACCCTGCAGGCACAGGACACCGGCAGCCTGTCGCGCGTGACGCGCGAGTTCGAGATCGCGCATCCGCAGCCGGGCCTGACCGTGCCCATCGGCGGCAAGTACACGACCGCCCGGCTGGATGCCGGAGAGGTCATCGACGGCGTGGCCGCCGCGCTCGGCTGCCGCGCGCCGTCGCGTACCGATGCGCAACCGCTGCCGGGTGCGCCGCCCTCGGACGAGCGCCTCGGCGAGTGGCTCGACGACGCCCAGCAGCGCCTGCGCGCGGCCGGCCTGGACGAGGGCGCCGCGCTGCAGGCGGCGCTGCGGCACGGCACGCGGGTGGACCGCCTGTGCGAGCTGCTCGGCGACGACACCTCGCTGGCCGCCCGGATCGATCCCGAGAGCCCCTTCGCGCGTGTCGAGGCCGCCGTGGCCGTGCAGGACGAAATGGCGGTCACCGCGCAGGACGTGCTGCGCCGGCGCCTGCCGCTGGCACTGCTGGCGCGCGACCCGGAGGCCGCGGCGGCGAACATCGCGTCGCTACTGCCGCCCGCCTGA
- a CDS encoding MAPEG family protein, translating to MTPSLTAVALFAAWALVLIGLIISYRVFLVLAKGTPAYSWTRGKAIQDPPIIERASHAHLNTLENLPVFAAIVLAGVVSGQGAAIDALAPWVLYARVGQSVVHLIGVNQPLVLVRAGLFGAQVVLFIIMLIRLFA from the coding sequence ATGACGCCTTCACTGACCGCTGTCGCGCTGTTCGCCGCGTGGGCCCTCGTGCTCATCGGTCTGATCATCAGCTACCGCGTGTTCCTCGTGCTCGCCAAAGGCACTCCGGCCTATTCCTGGACGCGCGGCAAGGCCATCCAGGACCCCCCGATCATCGAGCGCGCCAGCCACGCCCACCTCAACACGCTGGAGAACCTGCCGGTGTTCGCGGCCATCGTCCTGGCCGGTGTCGTTTCCGGGCAGGGCGCGGCGATCGACGCGCTGGCGCCCTGGGTGCTCTACGCCCGCGTCGGGCAGTCGGTGGTGCACCTGATCGGCGTGAACCAGCCGCTGGTGCTGGTGCGTGCGGGGCTCTTCGGCGCACAGGTGGTGCTCTTCATCATCATGCTGATCCGCCTCTTCGCCTGA
- a CDS encoding ferredoxin reductase — protein sequence MTTANALTQSFRSGIQRALRSELVASLTTPHGVDRYLETLNPAWAVHATRARVTAVRRQTDDTVTLTLRPNDNWAGFRPGQYVRLSIDIAGRRCTRCFSPANSAHAADGEIEITARVNDTGTLTRHLRDHARVGMVVTLSAAEGTFALPGSRPDRILLISGGSGITPVMAMLRTLCDEGHRGRITFLHYARSPGMQLYRDELAAIAAAHPNVELLLAYTDDDSGALQGRFDRRQLARAVPDYRKATTFVCGPAGLMEHVEATWEAEGIADRLNAERFTAAPMPRDDSAEGEVRFSHSERVATNDGGTLLDQAEAAGLRPEAGCRMGICHSCTCRKTSGRVRDTRSGAISDAGEEEIQICVSVPVGTVALDL from the coding sequence ATGACCACTGCAAACGCGCTCACCCAATCGTTCCGCTCCGGCATCCAGCGCGCGCTGCGCTCGGAGCTGGTGGCATCGCTGACGACGCCGCACGGCGTCGACCGCTACCTGGAGACCCTCAACCCCGCCTGGGCGGTGCATGCGACCCGCGCCCGCGTCACGGCGGTGCGCCGGCAGACCGACGACACCGTCACGCTGACGCTGCGGCCGAACGACAACTGGGCGGGTTTCCGCCCGGGCCAGTACGTGCGCCTGAGCATCGACATCGCCGGACGCCGCTGCACGCGGTGCTTCTCGCCGGCCAACTCGGCGCACGCCGCCGACGGCGAGATCGAGATCACCGCCCGCGTCAACGACACCGGCACCCTGACCCGCCATCTGCGCGATCACGCCCGCGTGGGCATGGTGGTGACGCTGTCGGCGGCCGAGGGCACGTTCGCGCTGCCCGGGTCGCGGCCCGACCGCATCCTGCTGATCAGCGGCGGCAGCGGCATCACGCCGGTGATGGCCATGCTGCGCACGCTCTGCGACGAGGGCCATCGCGGCCGCATCACCTTCCTGCACTACGCGCGCAGCCCCGGGATGCAGCTCTACCGCGACGAGCTCGCCGCCATCGCGGCGGCGCACCCCAACGTCGAGCTGCTGCTCGCCTACACCGACGACGACAGCGGCGCGCTGCAGGGTCGCTTCGATCGCCGCCAGCTGGCACGTGCGGTGCCGGACTACCGTAAGGCGACCACCTTCGTGTGCGGCCCGGCCGGCCTCATGGAGCACGTCGAGGCCACGTGGGAAGCCGAGGGCATCGCCGACCGCCTGAACGCCGAGCGCTTCACCGCTGCCCCGATGCCGCGCGACGACAGCGCCGAGGGCGAGGTCCGGTTCTCGCACAGCGAGCGCGTCGCGACCAACGACGGCGGCACCCTGCTGGACCAGGCCGAGGCCGCCGGCCTGCGCCCCGAGGCCGGCTGCCGCATGGGCATCTGCCACAGCTGCACCTGCCGCAAGACATCCGGCCGCGTGCGCGACACGCGCAGCGGCGCCATCAGCGATGCCGGCGAGGAAGAGATCCAGATCTGCGTGAGCGTGCCGGTGGGCACCGTCGCACTGGACCTCTGA
- a CDS encoding ElyC/SanA/YdcF family protein produces MGFFAFALIVLLGNRWVINSTDSYIYDNTGLLPENRVGIVLGTSPYTRGGGRSRDFHGRIEAAVKLYEAGKIRHIIVSGANPDATYNEPRRMWQELVKAGVPQDALTMDFAGFRTFDSVARAKRVFGLERFTLVTQKYHTYRAVFLARKMNVPAVAYIADGTQNRHPVREVFARVKAILDLFVLRTEPRFVGEREPLPGSEEEGGEEILT; encoded by the coding sequence ATGGGCTTCTTCGCCTTCGCGCTCATCGTGCTGCTGGGCAATCGCTGGGTCATCAACAGCACCGACTCCTACATCTACGACAACACCGGGCTGCTGCCCGAGAATCGCGTAGGCATCGTGCTGGGGACGAGCCCCTACACCCGCGGGGGCGGGCGCAGCCGTGACTTTCACGGGCGCATCGAGGCGGCGGTGAAGCTCTACGAGGCCGGCAAGATCCGGCACATCATCGTGTCCGGAGCCAACCCGGATGCCACCTACAACGAGCCGCGCCGTATGTGGCAGGAGCTGGTCAAGGCCGGCGTGCCGCAGGATGCGCTGACCATGGACTTCGCGGGCTTCCGCACCTTCGACTCGGTGGCGCGCGCCAAGCGCGTCTTCGGGCTGGAGCGCTTCACGCTGGTGACGCAGAAGTACCACACCTATCGCGCGGTCTTCCTGGCGCGCAAGATGAACGTGCCGGCGGTGGCGTACATCGCCGACGGCACGCAGAACCGGCACCCGGTGCGCGAGGTGTTCGCGCGCGTGAAGGCCATCCTCGATCTGTTCGTGCTGCGCACCGAGCCGCGCTTCGTCGGCGAGCGCGAGCCGCTCCCGGGCAGCGAGGAGGAGGGCGGCGAGGAGATCCTCACCTGA
- a CDS encoding VWA domain-containing protein: MLFSFFFALRDAGLKPSLSEFLMLLEAMSKRLVVFNVDDFYHLSRAALVKDESQFDRFDRAFAAYFEGVQASGAELFGDIPDEWLRAMAEKHLTPEDMAKAQALGGLDKLLETLKERLEEQTERHEGGNKWIGTGGTSPFGHGGYNPEGVRIGGEGGQKRAAKVWEKRDFANLDSSVELGTRNIKVALRRLRRFAREGAADQLDIDDTIRSTARNAGYLDLKMVPERHNAAKVLLFLDVGGSMDPHVRVCEELFSAARTEFKHLEYFYFHNFLYESVWKDNRRRHDERMSTYDVLHRFPPDYKVIFVGDAMMGPYEITHPGGSVEHWNEEAGAVWMQRLMETYDHLVWLNPEPESHWEYSHSVNITREVIGADRMFPMTLQGLDSAMRRLSSK; the protein is encoded by the coding sequence ATGCTTTTCAGCTTCTTCTTCGCGCTGCGTGACGCCGGGCTCAAGCCGTCGCTCTCCGAGTTCCTGATGCTGCTCGAGGCGATGTCGAAGCGCTTGGTGGTGTTCAACGTCGACGACTTCTATCACCTGTCGCGCGCCGCACTGGTCAAGGACGAGTCGCAGTTCGACCGATTCGACCGCGCCTTCGCGGCCTACTTCGAGGGCGTGCAGGCCAGCGGTGCCGAGCTCTTCGGGGACATCCCGGACGAGTGGCTGCGCGCCATGGCCGAGAAGCACCTGACGCCGGAGGACATGGCCAAGGCGCAGGCCCTGGGCGGCCTCGACAAGCTGCTGGAGACGCTCAAGGAGCGCCTCGAGGAGCAGACCGAGCGGCACGAGGGCGGCAACAAGTGGATCGGCACCGGCGGCACCTCGCCCTTCGGGCACGGCGGCTACAACCCCGAGGGCGTGCGCATCGGTGGCGAGGGCGGCCAGAAGCGCGCCGCCAAGGTCTGGGAGAAGCGCGACTTCGCGAATCTCGACAGCAGCGTCGAGCTGGGCACGCGCAACATCAAGGTGGCGCTGCGCCGTCTGCGCCGCTTCGCGCGCGAGGGCGCGGCCGATCAGCTCGACATCGACGACACCATCCGCAGCACCGCGCGCAACGCCGGCTACCTCGACCTCAAGATGGTCCCGGAACGGCACAACGCGGCCAAGGTCCTGCTGTTCCTCGATGTCGGCGGCTCCATGGATCCGCACGTGCGCGTCTGCGAGGAGCTCTTCTCCGCGGCCCGCACCGAGTTCAAGCATCTCGAGTACTTCTACTTCCACAACTTCCTGTACGAGTCGGTGTGGAAGGACAACCGGCGTCGGCACGACGAGCGCATGTCCACCTACGATGTGCTGCACCGCTTCCCGCCCGACTACAAGGTCATCTTCGTCGGCGACGCCATGATGGGGCCGTACGAGATCACGCATCCGGGCGGCAGCGTCGAGCACTGGAACGAGGAAGCCGGCGCGGTCTGGATGCAGCGCCTGATGGAAACCTACGACCACCTCGTATGGCTCAATCCGGAGCCGGAGTCGCACTGGGAGTACTCGCATTCGGTGAACATCACCCGCGAGGTGATCGGCGCCGACCGCATGTTCCCGATGACGCTCCAGGGGCTCGATAGCGCCATGCGCCGCCTCAGCAGCAAGTAA